One genomic segment of Mytilus galloprovincialis chromosome 5, xbMytGall1.hap1.1, whole genome shotgun sequence includes these proteins:
- the LOC143076996 gene encoding glucose dehydrogenase [FAD, quinone]-like, with product MLSPADHVMFLGQSLVQVASLVIFLTTTLPPNEKDPPGVFDRPLENWYDYIVVGAGSAGGIVATRLSEGYDKVLLLEAGGSDIENDLTKIPLLWSALSNSNLDWKYKTVEQKHALFAHKDEVTNWPRGKCLGGTGRINAMGLIRGNPIDFDTWAKEGAVGWSYKDVFPYFKKMESIAFNLSAYSEGKKQRQYHTKGGKVRTSYGRKKKAGEQLNIFFELSIKMPHLYNKISNLLFLTFLL from the exons CTGATCACGTGATGTTTCTAGGACAATCACTTGTACAGGTAGCCTCCCTAGTTATCTTTTTGACAACAACGCTTCCACCTAATGAAAAAGACCCACCTGGTGTGTTTGATAGACCTTTAGAAAATTGGTATGACTACATTGTAG TGGGAGCCGGGTCGGCAGGGGGCATCGTTGCCACACGTTTGTCTGAAGGATATGATAAAGTCCTATTATTAGAGGCTGGTGGGTCTGACATAGAGAACGACCTGACAAAGATACCATTATTATGGAGTGCTCTGTCGAACAGCAATCTTGACTGGAAATACAAGACAGTAGAGCAGAAGCATGCTCTCTTCGCACATAAAGATGAG GTAACCAACTGGCCTCGAGGAAAATGTTTAGGTGGAACAGGAAGAATAAATGCAATGGGTCTTATCCGCGGAAATCCCATAGATTTTGACACATGGGCGAAAGAGGGCGCTGTCGGATGGAGCTATAAGGATGTATTCCCTTACTTCAAAAAGATGGAAAGTATTGCTTTCAATTTATCAGCGTATAGTGAAG GAAAGAAACAAAGGCAATATCATACAAAAGGAGGAAAAGTTAGAACCTCATATGGTCGCAAGAAAAAAGCAGGTGAGCAACTTAACATTTTCTTCGAATTGTCAATCAAAATGCCACATCTTTATAATAAGATATCAAATCTGTTATTTCTTACTTTCCTTTTATAA